Below is a window of Halomicrobium mukohataei DSM 12286 DNA.
CGAGGGCTTTCGACGTGTACACTGCTCCGATCTCTTGAGTACACGCGATCGACGGCCCGGCACAATAGCGCTCGTGTGGTGGATCGGTGCCGGACCGAACCACCGTCGGCGCGGCGCTGGGGAGGTGAGACGAGCCCCGTCGGAGGCCGTGGTCCGTGGTACACCGACCCTCGGAAGTATTATCCGTCCCCCTCTCATGCGTACAGTCGCAATGGCAACCGGTACTGTTGATTTCTTCAACGACACGGGCGGTTACGGCTTTATCGAAACTGAGGACGCTGACGACGACGTGTTCTTCCACATGGAAGACGTGGGCGGCCCGGACCTCGAAGAAGGCCAGGAGATCGAATTCGACATCGAACAGGCCGACAAAGGCCCCCGCGCGACGAACGTCACCCGACTGTAAGTCGGTCGCTTTCGTCAGCGGTCTCGGAGTGCGCGCTCGGCCGTAATCGCCGTTCTGCGTCTCTCCGGCAATTTTCGTTTCTATGAACCGGCCAGCGACGCCGGAACCGTTCGGTGTCTCACGACCGGTTCGCCAGTGGACTTAACAGCGCGTCGTGAGATCGTTCGAACATGTCCGAACACGTCCGCGCGAGACTGCTGGCGGGAAACCGGGCCCACGTCGAGAGCCGGCCGGCGGGCTACTTCGACGAGGTCCAGGAGGAGCAACACCCGGCGGCCGTCTCGATCTGCTGTGCCGACTCGCGGGTCTCACAGGAGGGGATGTTCGACATCGACGGCCCCGGCTGGCTCTTTACGCCGAGCAACATCGGCAACCAGGCGTGGGACATCGTCGACGGCCAGAAGGTCGTCAACGG
It encodes the following:
- a CDS encoding cold-shock protein is translated as MATGTVDFFNDTGGYGFIETEDADDDVFFHMEDVGGPDLEEGQEIEFDIEQADKGPRATNVTRL